A DNA window from Pseudorasbora parva isolate DD20220531a chromosome 5, ASM2467924v1, whole genome shotgun sequence contains the following coding sequences:
- the LOC137075855 gene encoding melanoregulin-like, which produces MSSCSQTAVGHELQDSRSGAEKEGRTWSSTQTSNSTTEGDSDAELNTFIKLRNKVDKDTEEWEKLNYDIHSLRCARKEVGTRWKKILLQLGYQREADSLLTVNRQTVRSDWENVEKARELLHIVSNETSLFPCGLSNNERYVFVMDRLVSLDSAEDFVQLAKKKYPKIES; this is translated from the exons ATGTCCAGTTGCAGTCAGACAGCAGTGGGTCATGAACTGCAGGACAGCAGATCTGGAGCTGAGAAGGAGGGGAGGACCTGGAGCAGCACTCAAACCTCAAACTCCACTACTGAGGGGGATTCAGATGCTGAATTAAATACCTTCATTAAGTTGAGGAACAAAGTGGACAAAGATACTGAG GAATGGGAGAAGCTGAACTATGATATCCACAGTCTGAGGTGTGCTCGTAAAGAAGTTGGGACACGTTGGAAGAAGATCTTGCTCCAGCTGG GATACCAGAGGGAGGCGGACTCCTTGCTGACAGTGAACAGACAAACCGTTCGGAGTGACTGGGAGAATGTGGAGAAGGCCAGAGAACTGCTGCACATAGTGTCAAATGAGACAAGCCTCTTCCCCTGTGGACTAAGCAACAATGAAAGATACGTCTTCGTCATG GACCGCCTGGTGTCTTTGGACAGTGCTGAAGATTTTGTGCAGTTGGCCAAAAAGAAATATCCAAAAATTGAGTCTTGA